GAATCAGTAAGacgataagaaaaataaaagttatGACAAGATCGAGTGGGAGGTGACACTTCAGATAAAGTCCTACAACTATATTTTCTTAGATGAGCAAGTGACCAAGGCAAGTAATATGTTCATGCCTCAAGCTTCATTGTGATAAATGACGAGTGAACTGGAGAAAGAGAACATGGAGTATACGAACCATAAATACATGATTAGATGTACAAAACTGTGAGGATTGGAGGAAACAAACATGTAAATTCGGTGAAAAGGGGGTCTATGATTCTGCATGAGGCCATTGATCTTCATGCCATTGACCGTTGAGAATCACTTAACAAGGTTTTGACTAGCAACCAAATACATCTTGCAAAAATGTTTCCACAAAAAAACCATCTTTCTCAAGACTTATATTTTATATATTGTATAATTTGAGTTATTTGACAACACGAAGAAACATAATATATATAATAAGTATAGGCACGCAAACGTTAGAATAACCCCGTGTATTAGTATATTTTATATGCTTATCTATAACCTTCATTCACAATGTGATATTTTTATCAAGTCACAAAAAAGATAGAAGTATTAAAATGTGCACACCACGTAAAAAATACAATACTTATCGAACACTATGAGTGCCAAGAGAAAAAAAATCACACACCAAAAAACATAGAAATACATGATAGAAGATAAACTGAATGTAGTATTTATAGGATATATATACCAACTTCTTGACTCACACTATGACTGGTAGGAAGCAAGACATAAGAACTATGTAACCACATTTCTACGTAGTAATATAGCTATAGAGTGATTACTATCTACGAAACATCATGACTATAACTGAAGACATCAGAGACTATCTCATCTCAAGGCAGTCTCCACAAGATGAAAAAAATTACATTCAAAAGTTAATGTGAATTCAACAAATTGAACTACTCGAACAATTTCTCATAACTAAAAAGCATCTTAGGTTTTCTAACGGCTACTAAGCCATTGAACTCTTCaaagttttattttttttaaataatattgACACCCGTTGAAACATGCTAAAAATATTTACTTTCAAAAAATACAATATGCCTTAAAATAAAAACGGCAATAATAAAatttagccgcgcaaatgcgcgggtgaccCATCTAGTTCTCAAGTAATGCAAAAGACCAGGAAATATATTGGTACGGTCTCGGTATTCAGAGGTGTAACCTATATAACCTCCTCAAGTAAATATACAAAGGGAACTGGTCGGTACAAGGTGAGTTGTTCCAGTGGAGTCAAAGGTCGGCGATCATAGTTAGTTCCAACTGAAGTTTGTTTTCCTGTCAGTACAAACTAGCTTTATTCATTGTTTCAGGTCCAATTCAAAAGTGATCCCAGTATCACTACAAAGTAGACCATAGAAAGTGTGGAATGACACTTAGTATATGTTACAGCGGATACTGAAGAGCCAATCCTTGGAGGACCTATGACCATAAGCTAATACCAAAAGATCAAACGGGAGATATCTTGCCGTAATACCACAATAGTAACATTCTTACTAGCCTAGCCTACCTAAAATCATGAACCATATGATTAAGAGCCCATATATGTGTGGAAGCCACCGTTCTGTTTCTTACTGGTCACACACGTAGTCTTGTTTACAACATCTAAACAAGAACACTTCTGTatgagtctattctcatcataataTTTGTCTCTCTGTCTATTAAAAAAAATCTTAAGTGAGAAATTAGGGCATGTGCATACTGAATTGTATTTCCGCAATGTTTCAATTGCTAACATCAAGATCATTAATTAGACGCCATCTCTGTTTTCCTTTACAGAGTGTGTATCTTTTCAAATCTTGTATGAGATGCAGAAATGCTAAAATGAGAGAGAGGCGCACGTATCTGAGTCCATGGACAGCGGAGTAGCCGAGCTGACAACAAGTCGCGTCGGCTGCAGCGGCGTTGGAGGCAGAGCCGACCGGCGGCGTTCGAGGAAGGTACCAGCCGGCTGCGTCCGAGGAGCAGGGCGAGGAGGAGGTTGCAGGAGGATGTTATGGCTACGGGGAGCTCTCGCGGCGACGCGGAGGAATCGCTGGGAACGGAGACGATGAGAGATCGCGGCCTCATTTCACCCTTTATTAATGGAATCGTGGCCTCGGGTCTGGTGGGGCGTGAGCGGGTCTCAAGGGCACTAGTTGGATATGGGCCCTGGCTATCCTCTGACTTGgtctaaaaagaaaagaaaaaactaatctGCCCCTGACGCTAATTTTTTTTAACACGTGATTTGACATTATTGCTCTTTCTGAGTGAAGGGTAAGTTCTAATCTGCACCAATGATTTGTCTCGATAATTTTAAATGTATCTAGACGGTGGTAGCGAAGCACAACTCAGATTTTATTTAAAAACAATAATTACTCACCCACGTTACATTATATTACAACTCTCGACTGGTTGACCTAGCATTGCTAGGATGCAAATGGACACGTTTGTCCGTGAAAGCATAATAAAAACATTCACGGTGACAATTAAAATAACGAAGATTAGTGTATCTTCGGCCGCGCATCAGTCTGCATCCCTGAGCATAGCAGGTAGTGCTTCTTCGTCTCTCTTCTCTTCCGAATCGACCTCTTCTCTATTGGGAGTTGAGGTTGGTTTGGCGCAGCTTGCGCTCCTTGGAGAGCTTCCTGGCGaagcgcgcgagggcctcttcgTTGGTGCCCTCACCTTCGACGGACTCATACATCCCCGTGTCAATGTTCACCCGGGACACATTCTTCTTGAGCAGATTCTTACCGATCCCGATAAGTGCCTCCATGTTCTCTTTGGTGGCGATATCCACCGAGGACGTGTGCCCCGTGAGCGAGTCGTCCTGGATGCGTAGGTAGTTCTTCTCGATGCGGAGGGCCTGGAACAGCACTGCTGCGTGGATGTCGACCATGTCGGCGCTTGCATGGGAGAAGATGTCGATGAGCGGGGTGAAGCCACCGTCGTAGAGCCAGCGGAGGACGCCCCACTTGGCGCAGTCGGGGGCGGTGTACTTCTCGGCCATCTTGGCGGACCCGGTGCCGATGGAGATGATGAGGTAGTTGTTGTACTCAGTGGGCTTGCCATGCGTGAAGTCGGGGTTGCGGCGCAGCACCTCCTTGGTGATCATGGACATGGCGGCCATGGTGGGGTTGTTGGCTGccacgccgccgtcgatgaggtggTACTCGCGGTCCGGCTGCTTGCCCGTGGGGTCGCGGGTGGTGAAATAGTGCGCGGGGAAGTAGGTGGGCGCGGCGGACGTGCTGATGCAGATGTCGGAGAGGTGCGCGTTCTTGAGCGGGTCCACCTTGGCCTCGTAGGTGTTGAAGATGATCGGCTGAAGGTACTTGATGTCGAAGGTCGGGACGATGATGTTGGTGACGGTGTCGGCGACGGTGACGTCGTTGGTGAGGCTCTTGATCTTATCGTGCAGGAACTTGCCGTCGTACTTGGGACCCATGACGGCGCCAAACATGTTCCCTATCGGGGTCAGCAATCCCCAGCTGGGCGTGAAGCAACAGCAACGACATCAACATCGTCGCCGACGGCAGAGTCCGCCGGCCGGAATTAGAAGAGAAGGTATACGTACCTCCTCTGCGGGAAAATCTTGGGCCCGTTGTCGAGGTAGAACTTGTTGATTTCCTTGGCCTCGAAGAGCGGCCGCTTGTTCTCGCCGGGCGCCGCCAGCATGGACGTGACCAGCGCGCCCGTGCTCGTCCCGGCGATCACGTCGAAGTAGTCCGCGATGCGCGCGTCCGGCCCGTCCAGCTCCTGTCGAAGTCGAACACAGCACACATCCCAATCAATCAACCGAACAATATAGAATGAGAGGAAAATGGAGGTGCAGAGGGACGGACGGACGTGCCTGGAGCTTGGACTCGAGGCAGGCGAGGATGGTGGAGGGGATGAGGCCGCGGATGCCGCCGCCGTCGATGCTCAGCACCGTGATGAGCCGCCCCTGCGACGGCGGCGGGCACGTCACGCACGTCGTCGTCGGCTCCGCGTGGCTGCACATGTTTAGCTTTCTCCGCACACCGCGTGCCCTGCACTGCTCTAGCTTTAGCAGCAGTCAAGATTTCCCGGGCGTGCTCGTGGCTCTTGTGTGTTCTTGTGCTTCCCGATCTGGAGCCTCTACCGGCTATTTAAAAGTCCGAAAATCTGTCGTCAGTGGCTAAGATGAAATCTTTTTCACTCCGTACTTCACACTTATAAATTTAAGACTCGATAAGTGCCACACATGTAGGCGTTAGGAAGTCTGCCCACACATTTTGTATGGTGTATAAGAGGAACAATCCACACATCTacatgtgggcaaaacaactagcgccCACACGTCTTTTTTTCCCTTCCGATCCCTCTCACACGtgtgcgtgtgggcgaagttgataacgcccacacgtccGTATGTCAAGCCTCGTACCTTCTGATCCCGCACGCCACGTGTGACGGTCACCGCGCGCCcacagttgccatggtccagacccttgtccatgttcgtttaactgcagttgccatgtcgctgaactatggttgccatgtcggacaactgcagttgccatggttgctcaactgcagttgctatGTATGAtctgatctaatgtagttgtcatgatttcataactttaggagttgccacatactaacactaggcagttgagagagttgtcatgtgctcacaagcatgctaggacagttgccatgtaaaaagggagagttgccatctgcttacgtgcacgttagggcagttgccatgtaccatgcaaaaacatatgacaactcggtaaaagagagttgacatctgcttacgtgcacactaggcagttgccgtgtaccctgcaaaacacatggcaaactcGGGTAAAAAAAAAGTTGCCACCTGCTTATCAAGCACACTAGAGGCAGTTGTCATGtgcactgcaaaacacatggcaactagcagcttgggtatgggagaggagacgggcgtgtgggcgagatggcaaatgcccacacactagcctTTATGTGCGCGTGCAAAATGGCGTGTGGGTGAACTGCTGAACGCCCACACATCAGCCCCTCTTGTGTGGTGAAACGGCCGTGTGGGCGACCggctgaacgcccacacaccaaACCAGTCCTACGTAGCACTAGAAATATGTCAAGATTCATGCGCTCACGAACGGACGTGGATTcatgcgtgtgggcgagatgcaaacgtccacacgtgtgggcgttaacatttccataAATTTATGGTGCGCGCGTGTGTCACGTTTGATGGGCTGGACTGCTGGAGTCCCTACTCGCCGGACCAGTGTACCACCGGTCGACGACAGCGGTAGGTGGAGCTTCAGCGACACATCAATCACAGCACGGTTCAATTATTGGCGCAGCGACGATGCTTGGTCGTTTCAGATTTTCTTCAAAAGTTACCCATGATCTGCGCAGGCACTGAGTACCAACGTTAGTTTTGCAGATGCATATTTTAAAGTATGCACGTCCACTCATGGCTGTCCATGTCGAGTGTAATGCATGCGCTCATTTGGGACACGGAGGCAGTGCTGGCCAAAGAAGCAACTGTTCATGACGACAAATATCCGTGCACACCTTATTTTGTTTTCTTGAGCTGGAGTGCGCCTCAATCATATAACATGTGCTGGTCAATTGGACATCAATGACGAATGAGAATTTGGTGTTGTCTAGCAGGCCCATAACATGCGTGCTGTGCTTGATTGATCAATTAATTGTACAACCTTGTCTCAACAAAAAATTGATTGTACAACCATATAGATGGAGGATGCGTACTGATTCTAGCCAACGAATCAATGAGCTCGATGCTATAGTTGTCGTTTGAAACTCTAAATAATACTCTCTCCTTccgaattactcgtcgcagaaatggatgtatctagatatattttagttctagatacatccattcccgagacgagtaatttgaaacagagggagtacttgtatGTATCATAGATGCACTAAGAAAAATGCTTCATGTCATTTTGGATAATACTTTTATCATTGATGCAGACGATTAAACTCTATCAATAGTTCATGTTTTGTTTTAATATGTATGcagttatggagaagaaagatgtggTTGGGTGCCCTATTTTAGCATATATGTTGGAGCGGTGGTGGCGATGCCCTATTTTAGAGCAACTGTTGAATAAGAAAGAAATTTGATGCCCTAAAATGCATTTTTGGTGCCTTAAAACTATTTTCCTTTGTGCCATATTTTAGAGCAGCTGTTGGAGATGCTTTTAAACGACACATCATTAGCAACATGATTTATTGGCACTAATGCTTGTCCCTCTCGTCCGTACAAGGTCCTTCATTACTTAATAATACAAACTTATTTGATTTAGGTACTATCATATTCTCATTAGCATTAGCAAAAGTTCCTAGAAATAGAAGTTCCTGAAAATGGAACTTTGTCTAGTACGAATGTCCTCATGATCACCATCTACTAGATGAAAACCCTTAGTCCCATTTGGGCGAAAACAACCCTTTTGTGTCGTATTCCTCCCTAGAGGCATCACATGCGGACTACGAGGATGGTAGTCGAGAATCCCTTTGATTGGTAGCTGCTTGTATTGGCTCTGTTGACTTCTAGCTATGACTTCACCCTGTTGTCGATTTGGCGGGATCTGGCTATCCTTGCTCTTCTCCACATGTGCCCTGCAGGCTGACGGGTTGTCTCCTCCCCCTCCACGGTAGTAGTGGCGTGTTAGGGTTGGCGAGAGCCTGTTGTTTCGGTATGTCTTGTCCTTTTGTGGTAATGTGGTCGTTCTATCTTTGtcgtgttttttcctgatttgcgtTATCATCCTACAATGTCGTCTTCTGAGCGGTTATGTCTTGTCTTTTTGTGATAATGTGGTTGTTCCATCTCCGTCATGTTTTTTCTTGGTTTGTGATATCATCATGCAATGTCTGTCTTCTGAGCTGTTATGTCGTGCGCGACGGTGGGAGTTCGACTCATGTGAGGGGTGGCTGTCGTCCCCTCCCCTAGCAACATGTTTTCCTATGGCTCGCTCGGAGTTCTAGGGTGCATGTCGACAATGTGGCGTCTTTCGATCTAGGGAGGGAGGGCAATTGCTCTTTTTTAGCCTTCGGCGTCAGAAACGCATGGCATTGTGTCCAGGTTCGACCAATCGGAGCAACATGGGCTCGTTCCTACTCCCTTctttcatctatatagggcctaatgcgtttttcaagaccgcctttgactattgataatattaataatactccctccgttccaaaatatagtgcgtcctAGGTTCCCGCGCTTCAATTTGGCCttaaaatttaaccaacgagatcaACTGCGGCGGGAGTAAAATttataccaatgaa
The sequence above is a segment of the Triticum dicoccoides isolate Atlit2015 ecotype Zavitan chromosome 1A, WEW_v2.0, whole genome shotgun sequence genome. Coding sequences within it:
- the LOC119362394 gene encoding patatin-like protein 2; translated protein: MCSHAEPTTTCVTCPPPSQGRLITVLSIDGGGIRGLIPSTILACLESKLQELDGPDARIADYFDVIAGTSTGALVTSMLAAPGENKRPLFEAKEINKFYLDNGPKIFPQRSWGLLTPIGNMFGAVMGPKYDGKFLHDKIKSLTNDVTVADTVTNIIVPTFDIKYLQPIIFNTYEAKVDPLKNAHLSDICISTSAAPTYFPAHYFTTRDPTGKQPDREYHLIDGGVAANNPTMAAMSMITKEVLRRNPDFTHGKPTEYNNYLIISIGTGSAKMAEKYTAPDCAKWGVLRWLYDGGFTPLIDIFSHASADMVDIHAAVLFQALRIEKNYLRIQDDSLTGHTSSVDIATKENMEALIGIGKNLLKKNVSRVNIDTGMYESVEGEGTNEEALARFARKLSKERKLRQTNLNSQ